GCCGGAGAGCGGGCTCGCTTCTGACCTGTTCTGTTCTGCGCTCTAGCCTCCCGCATGACCAAGGACATGTTTCCGGGGCCCTATCCTAGGACCCCAGAAGAACGGGCCGCCGCCGCCAAGAAATATAATATGCGTGTGGAAGACTACGAGCCTTACCCGGATGAGGGCATGGGGTGAGACAGAGAGGGTCTGCTCGCACCCAAGTAGTGATGGGAGAAGGCCGGCTGGGTTGGGTGGCTTGACTGTGACCCTTTCTCCCGAACCTTCTCGTGACCCCTCAGAGTCAATGGAGTGGGTGCTTTTCCctgtggagggaggtgggagggggtgggTGAGCAGCTGCAGCTGAGAGGACTTCAATTTTCTCCTTGGCTCAAGCTGTTTCCTCAAATGAGGAAGCCGAGGTTTTAATGGCTCCCTCGAGGACCCCCGAATAGCAGGAACCTTCCTTGGCTCTATCCAGAGCGTCGAGTTTCATTTAGATTGAGCATCTGCTGGGCTCAGGTGCTGTCATCCAGGCATGTGACCAGGCTGGAGCTGGACTCCTATCATGAGAACCTTATTTGTAAACGAGTactgtatatttgtgtgtatgtctctttaaaaaaaaaaatttttttttctgttagtgcTGTGGAAATCGTAGCAACTATTAAGCAGATTAAACAGCCAGCCCCCTTACTCCAGTTGATGTTATCCTATCCCTTCCACACTCTTCCGTATCTGTACCCACATAACATTCCAGTGGTAAATTATCTGAAGTGATTATCATCACCTTTATTTCCTGTCCTAACATCACTCTTTCAATCTTGGTTTCAGCAACTTCTATTCTTCTTACTCTACACTCATTTTCTGTAGCATATGCCTAGTTGTCAtcatttcctgttttgttttttatgttgtGGACAAGAGCAGCCTTGTTCGAAGTCAGTGTCAGATGAACCTGGATTTGTTGGGGGAAAACCCAGCTTAGCAAGAGGTCTCACGAGGTGTTTGAGACATGGAGATGACTGCCAGCTGGATGGTCAAGAACACAGTTATTATGAGAAGAATGGTTTTCTAATTTGtaccctttttgtttttattccaatTAGCTGGGTGACTTTGGATTCAGACtctaaactttttcattttctgtctaaTGAAAATCAGAGTACAGTCATGTGTCAtttaacaacagggatacattctgagaaatgtgttgttaggtgatCTCCTCATTGTATGAACATCAGAGAGTGTACTTAcagaaacctagatggtatagcctgctACACACCACAGCTTTATGGTATGGCCTATTGCTCTTAGgccacaaacctgtacagcatgttgtTGTACTAAATACTGtgggcagttgtaacacaatggtatttgtgtatctaaacatagaaaaggggCATAAAAATATGCTATACAAGataaaaaatgggccgggcacagtgactcacacctgtaatcccagcactctgggaggccaaggcaggcggatcgcgagatcaggagatcaagaccagcctggccaacatggcgaaaccctgtctttactaaaaatacaaaaattagctgggcatggtggtgggcacctgtaatcccagctacttgggaggctgaggcaggagaattgcttgaacccggtaggtggaggttgcagtgagctgagattgtgccattgtactccagcctgggcgacaagagcaagactccatctcaaaaaagaaaagaagataaaaaatggtacacatTTATAGGGCAGCTTTATTATAAATTTACAGGACCCCCTTTGTATATGTGGTCCGTCATTGACCGAAATGTTatgtggcaggtgactgtaattgATTGCTAAATTCCCTTTCATCTATAATACTACATGAttgtgtgactttttttctttttattgaaagaAGTTTGGGgaagctggttttttgttttgttttgttttgtttttttgagagagtttcactcttgttgcctaggctagagggcagtggcacgatctcagctcactgcaacctccacctctcgggttcaagtgattctcctgcctcagcctcctgagtagctgagattatgggcatctgccaccatacccagctaatttttgtatttttagtaaagatgaggttttgccatgttgaccagtctggtcttgaattcctgaccttaggtgatctgcccacctcggcctcccaaagtgctgggattacaggcatgagccaccacacctggccctgggaaagcttatatacattaaaatatttcagagtttGCCATGAACTTTTAAATACAATTTGGACTTCTATGGTTAGTTCTGTGCTTAGTGACTAGAACTCGAGCTCTTGCCTTGAGATTTAGTTCCTTTGTCCTTAGGTGAGGCAGTTATCTCTGTCACTTGgtttctcatctataagatgAGGAGACTCTGAATTGTCTGAGGCTGCTCACAGCCCCTTCCAGAAGTTCCTGCTGTCTCTCAGGTATGGCGACTACCCGAAGCTCCCTGACCGTTCACAGCATGAGAGGGATCCATGGTATAGCTGGGACCAGCCGGACCTGAGGTTGAACTGGGGTGAACCGGTGAGAGAACCATATCTCATTTGACCTTCCTTCTCCCTTTGTCTTCTTGGAGATTCTTTAGCTCAGATGGCACTTCTTTGACCAAGTAACACTAAACTTTTCTGCTCAAGGAAGCAAGGTTCAGTGATGTGAGATCGGAGGTTGCATGTGGCACACTGAATGGGACATCTGGGAATCATGAAACTCTGTACTGTGAAAGTTGTGCACTTCCATGATTGAGCTGTCCCTATTCAGCAGAACCTAGAAGAACCTAGACAGAGGCCAGCATCCAATCCTATAGGGCAGTGTCCTCAGACCTGGTTCTCAGCATGTTGCCCCAGGGCAGTAGAATGCTTCTGTCTAACCTTGTATCAGGCTCTGATCACTGGGGACTTGCCTGCATTTTGCAGGAAGAGTAGTATGTGAcagctatttgtctttctgtctcaGATGCACTGGCACCTAGACATGTACACCAGGAACCGTGTGGATACATCCCCCACACCTGTTTCTTGGAATGTCATGTGTATGCAGCTCTTCGGTTTCCTGGCTTTCATGACATTCATGTTCTGGGTGGGGGACGTGTACCCTGTCTACCAGCCTGTGGTGAGTATCCGAGAAGTCCTCCCTTAGGCATGTTTGCTTATCCCCATTTCCTGAGGGAGTGAAGTCTCTGGGGTAGGAATCCAACCAATACCAAGCTTGGCTTCGTGGAGTCTGAGGAGATAGGAAGATAGGAGGGCCTTGACCCATTGGCCTGCCACAAGTACCAGAGCACTTCTCCACCCCTACTTCTTGGACTAGTCTCAGTGAGTAGATACACTTGAAGACTAGATGAGCAATGAGTGTGTGGAAACCAGCTAGTCTCCAGAGTTGCCATTTGGGGATTATATTTATCAACAGTATTTCATTAAGTGATCTTACAGTAGAGTTAAGGAATCTTGAGCTAAAATCTTACCCTTTGTTGGACATGTGCAGAGCACTTCCTGTAGTATACTGGAAGCAATTAAGTGTCTACTACAGGCATAGACTTACATTTTGGAGAATGTAAAGGATGTAGAAAATGAATTATCTAGCTTTAAGGAAGtttagttaagaaaatttagggccgggcgcggtggctcaagcctgtaatcccagcactgtgggaggccgagacaggcggatcatgaggtcaggagatcgagaccatcctggctaacacagtgaaaccccgtctctactaaaaaaatacaaaaaactagccgggcgtagtggcgggcacctgtagtcccagctactcgggaggctgaggcaggagaatggcgtgaacccgggagacagagcttgcagtgagctgagatctggccactgcactccagcctgggcgacagagcgagactccgtctcaaaaaaaaaaaaaagaaaaagaaaatttagataaGTTACATGAGCAACATTTGAACAGGTATGTGGGAATTCTGTACAattcatgtgtatatatgtgtatagtgAATGTATGTGATAGTATATGAGTTACTGTCAAGGAGAAGGGCTACCTAGatgctaacacacacacacacacagacacacacacacacaaaggcttTGGGTGGTGGAAAGTTGGAGAAAACATTTAGGGCAAGAGAAAACAAtgaaggaggccaggcatggtgacttgtgcatgtaatctcagcacattgggaggctgaagcaggcagattgcttgagctcaggagttcaagaccagcctgggcaacatggtgaaaccctgtctctacaaaatgtaccaaaaaattagccaggcatggtggtgcacgcctgtaatcccagctacttgggaggctggggcacaggAATcctttgaacttgggaggcggaggttgcagtaagctgaaatcacactactgccctccagcctgggcaagagagaaagactgtctcaaaaaaaagaaaaagaaaacaatgaaggaAAAGGAGGGTGAGTGAGTTAGCTAGAATagaatagatgtataaaatggtTCCTAAATAACCAGCTGCATTGGTTTCCTGGAGACTTGCTAAAAATCCAGATTCCCAGGCCCTGCTTCTTGGTGGTCCTAATTCAGTAGCATCGCAGTAGGGTTCTAAAAGCCATATTTTTAATAAGctcccaggtaattctgatgtgcACCTAGATTTGGAAATCACTGTGTTAAAAAGTATTGTGAGGTAAGTTGATCAGTTAGGTTGGGCAGCTTTTATGTCATTGCTAAGGGATTTGGACTTGATGGTGTAATAAagtattaattcaataaatatttattgagcctctaCTATGTACCAGGTGCAGACTGTGCTAGCGGTTGGGGATACAGTGATGACTTGGTCTGCCTTTAGGTGGTAGGGAACCATTTTGGGTTTTCGAACAGAAGAGTGACATAATGAATGCTGAGTTCTTAGGATGATTAATCTGGGAGTAGTCTCCAGGATGTATTGGAAGGAGAGAAACTGAAAGCAGGGAGGCTGCTGTGTTTGTAGTTGGCTGCCCAGTGCTACCTCTGCAGAGACAATCAGTGTCCTGAAGGTAGCTGGTATGTCTGTGTGCACTGACACAAGCCTTCCTACCAAGCCCCAGGGGCTCCATGCTGGAGAATGCACGTAGGGCTAGGGTGAGCACTAACTTCACTTCAGGAGAGCAAGAAACACAGTGTGGCTCTTCCATTTTTCAGTTCTGTAAGCATATCACCCTTTTCTCCTCCCCTTGAGCTGTGTTCTTTGACAGCTGTTTGTTGGTAAAGCCAGCAGCCCCTAAAGCACGTCCCAGCCTTGTCTCCTCTGTGCTTTCCCCCACCACTGCTCCTGCACGCCTCATTTGCTGGGCCACTTTAGTGGTGGGACCATTAGAGGCTGAGTGACTTAAAGGAGATTGAGTCTGTCTCGACCCCGAGAGAGAgtgggatggatggatgcatcGTCTCATTTAGAAACCGTTGCCTCTGACTCTgacactctctctcttttctatttctttacttccctccctctcttcctcccttcccctcctttccctattcccttccctccccctttctccttctccctcagtGTAGGCACCACTTCTCTTACAATTTAGGCTTTCTCTCTGCCTTGGGCTGAGTGAGGAAGAGGATTGCTGTTCCTGCCGTCCTAGCCCAGCTGGGTCTGACCAGAGGCTACTGCGTACCCATTTACCATGCATGATTGTTAACTCAGTGGGGTGTAGCCGGGTATTGACTGAATGTATGTTCTTGCTGACCTGTGTTTTTTCCTTAGGGACCAAAGCAGTATCCTTACAATAATCTGTACCTGGAACAAGGCGGCGATCCCTCCAAAGAACCTGAGCCGGTGGTTCACTATGAGATCTGAGGAGGCTTCGTGGGCTTTTGTGTCCTCTTAACTAGGACTCCCTTGTTCCTAGAAATTTAATCTTaatgaaatccctaataaaactCAGTGCTGTAGTATTTGTGCCTCATTTTCCCAGGAATAGTCACTGCCCTGAGGAACCTcatccttttccctttttttctgcttgatgtCTGCCCTCTTCCCTGTTTTCTTATTCTGAAATTTAAAGGATAGGAGGGTGGGGTGGATGGGGGCTTAGGcacaaaatattaatttgttaatttcaCTTGGGTTGTGAAGGTACTTAAGGGTTTTAGCCATGTGGAGGTGTTAAGGTTCGCTCCTTTTCCCATTTATAGGGTCAAGGAAGAAATGTTCCTAACTTCCCAAGTTGAAACAAGATT
The window above is part of the Rhinopithecus roxellana isolate Shanxi Qingling chromosome 11, ASM756505v1, whole genome shotgun sequence genome. Proteins encoded here:
- the NDUFB8 gene encoding NADH dehydrogenase [ubiquinone] 1 beta subcomplex subunit 8, mitochondrial, encoding MAVARAGVLGVQWLQRASRNVVPLGARTASRMTKDMFPGPYPRTPEERAAAAKKYNMRVEDYEPYPDEGMGYGDYPKLPDRSQHERDPWYSWDQPDLRLNWGEPMHWHLDMYTRNRVDTSPTPVSWNVMCMQLFGFLAFMTFMFWVGDVYPVYQPVGPKQYPYNNLYLEQGGDPSKEPEPVVHYEI